In Pedobacter sp. SL55, the following proteins share a genomic window:
- a CDS encoding response regulator, translating into MNNIKIYIADDHQLLIDGLISALSDYAYIEIIGTANNGKKVLNDIFLNKPDVLLLDLNMPQVDGLQVIEKVKATANNVKILVLSNYSANHIIKEVQQKGADGYLLKNGSINDLVAAIRQVANGNLLFENITSAIQKKETAYFMDDFMKEYLLTKREYDILLLMAIGKSSNEIGDKLFISAATVSTHRRNILKKLGLKRTSEIMNLAVSKGWLKDQ; encoded by the coding sequence ATGAACAATATAAAAATCTATATAGCCGATGACCACCAGCTTTTGATAGACGGTCTTATTTCTGCTTTAAGCGATTACGCTTATATAGAGATTATTGGCACTGCTAACAACGGAAAAAAGGTTTTAAATGATATTTTTTTGAACAAGCCAGATGTGCTTTTACTTGATTTAAACATGCCGCAAGTAGATGGCTTGCAGGTAATAGAGAAAGTAAAAGCAACAGCAAACAATGTTAAAATTTTAGTACTTTCTAACTACAGTGCCAACCACATTATTAAAGAAGTGCAGCAAAAAGGAGCAGATGGTTACCTATTAAAAAATGGCTCTATTAACGATTTGGTTGCTGCCATACGTCAGGTAGCTAATGGTAATCTATTATTCGAAAACATTACCTCAGCCATTCAAAAAAAAGAAACGGCTTATTTTATGGATGATTTTATGAAAGAATACTTACTTACCAAACGTGAATATGATATTCTACTGCTTATGGCTATAGGTAAATCTAGCAACGAAATTGGAGATAAACTTTTTATAAGCGCTGCAACCGTAAGTACCCACCGCAGAAACATCCTTAAAAAATTAGGGCTAAAAAGAACCTCTGAAATTATGAATTTGGCAGTTTCCAAGGGATGGCTAAAAGACCAATGA
- a CDS encoding proline dehydrogenase family protein has translation MDAFSKQKIDFNNTEVAFAHKSNAELKQAYWLFKIIGSNFLTKVGPPVANFMLNIGLPIKGAIKATIFKQFCGGETIAECEHTIEQLHQGKVGTILDYSVEGEDEEAVFDFTCEEIIRTIERADGDPRIPITVFKVTGIGRFALLEKLDAKQQLTDTETAEFERVKNRCEKICSTAFERKVPVMIDAEETWIQDTIDLLAIEMMMKFNKEQLIVFNTYQIYRHDKLAGLEADYLIAKEAGFILGAKLVRGAYMEKERKRAEEKGYLSPIQPDKAATDKDYNLALRFCVEHIDRIGFVCGTHNEESSRLLTELIDKKGIAHHHPHVYFAQLLGMSDNLSFNLSSAGYNVTKYVPYGPIKAVMPYLFRRAQENTSVAGQTGRELSLISREKARRGI, from the coding sequence ATGGATGCTTTTTCCAAGCAAAAAATAGACTTCAATAATACTGAGGTCGCATTCGCTCATAAATCTAATGCCGAATTGAAGCAAGCGTATTGGCTTTTCAAAATAATTGGAAGCAACTTTTTAACCAAAGTGGGGCCGCCTGTAGCTAATTTTATGCTTAACATTGGTTTGCCAATTAAAGGGGCCATTAAAGCCACCATATTTAAACAGTTTTGCGGTGGCGAAACCATTGCAGAATGTGAGCACACTATTGAGCAACTGCACCAAGGCAAAGTGGGTACAATTTTGGACTATTCGGTAGAAGGCGAGGATGAAGAGGCAGTTTTTGATTTTACTTGCGAAGAAATTATTAGAACTATTGAGCGTGCAGATGGCGACCCGAGAATTCCGATTACAGTTTTTAAAGTAACTGGAATAGGACGATTTGCTTTGCTAGAAAAGCTCGATGCTAAACAACAGCTTACTGACACAGAAACTGCCGAGTTTGAAAGAGTGAAAAATCGTTGCGAGAAAATTTGTAGTACTGCGTTTGAAAGAAAAGTACCTGTGATGATTGATGCTGAGGAAACTTGGATACAAGATACGATTGACCTGCTAGCTATAGAAATGATGATGAAGTTCAACAAAGAGCAGCTCATCGTTTTCAATACTTATCAAATTTACCGTCACGATAAGTTAGCTGGTTTAGAGGCCGACTATTTAATTGCCAAAGAAGCAGGTTTTATTTTAGGTGCTAAGTTGGTTCGTGGCGCTTATATGGAAAAGGAACGCAAACGTGCCGAAGAGAAAGGATATCTATCGCCGATACAACCAGATAAAGCTGCAACAGACAAAGATTATAACCTTGCATTACGTTTCTGTGTAGAACATATTGATAGGATTGGTTTTGTTTGTGGTACACACAATGAAGAAAGTAGCCGTTTGCTAACCGAACTGATTGACAAGAAGGGAATTGCGCACCATCATCCTCATGTTTATTTTGCACAATTGTTGGGGATGAGCGATAATTTAAGTTTTAATTTATCTAGTGCTGGTTATAATGTAACCAAATATGTGCCTTATGGGCCTATTAAAGCCGTAATGCCGTACCTATTTAGAAGAGCACAAGAAAACACTTCGGTAGCAGGGCAAACGGGTAGGGAATTATCTTTAATTAGCAGAGAAAAGGCTAGGAGGGGGATTTAG
- a CDS encoding RNA-binding S4 domain-containing protein yields the protein MIQFKLEGEFIPLIALLKATSLVQSGGEAQTIVEEGLVKVNGVTEDRKRLKVRVGDKVEFLSKTIEVI from the coding sequence ATGATACAATTTAAACTAGAAGGGGAATTTATCCCATTAATTGCCTTGTTAAAAGCTACATCATTGGTTCAAAGTGGTGGCGAAGCACAAACCATTGTAGAAGAAGGACTTGTTAAAGTAAACGGTGTTACCGAAGACCGCAAGCGCTTAAAAGTACGTGTTGGCGACAAAGTTGAATTTCTGAGCAAAACAATAGAAGTAATTTAA
- the aroB gene encoding 3-dehydroquinate synthase: MPVFRDFLPELDNFDIIETDPGEENKNIDFCIGIWKTLLDFEADRKCLMINLGGGVITDMGGFIASTYKRGIDFINIPTTLLSQVDASVGGKTGIDIDNVKNMVGTFSLPQAVFIENTFLQTLPQRELLSGFAEMIKHGLIADATYYQELKDSDYTNISAAAIYHSVKIKNDVVLADPFERGLRKILNYGHTIGHAVEGYALVNDKKPLTHGEAIAIGMVCEAYLSVKYCNLSQEELTEIAGYILSLYPKYHIKPESFDDLMALMQSDKKNEDGFIMFSLLDQIGKCVFNCKVTKEDIFSSLTYYNSL; encoded by the coding sequence TTGCCTGTTTTTAGGGATTTTTTGCCAGAACTCGACAACTTCGACATTATAGAAACTGATCCGGGAGAAGAAAACAAGAACATTGATTTTTGCATTGGCATTTGGAAAACTTTATTGGATTTTGAAGCAGATCGCAAATGTTTGATGATTAATTTGGGTGGCGGTGTAATTACCGATATGGGCGGTTTTATAGCATCTACCTACAAAAGAGGCATTGATTTTATTAATATTCCCACTACCCTACTTTCGCAGGTTGATGCTTCTGTAGGTGGTAAAACGGGTATCGATATTGATAATGTGAAAAATATGGTGGGCACTTTTAGCTTACCACAAGCGGTATTTATAGAAAATACATTTTTGCAAACTTTGCCACAACGTGAGTTATTGTCTGGCTTTGCAGAAATGATTAAACACGGCTTAATTGCCGATGCCACTTATTACCAAGAGCTTAAAGACAGCGATTATACCAACATCAGCGCAGCAGCCATTTATCACTCTGTAAAAATTAAAAACGATGTGGTATTGGCAGATCCGTTTGAAAGAGGTTTGCGGAAAATTTTAAACTACGGCCACACCATCGGTCATGCCGTAGAAGGTTATGCATTAGTAAATGATAAAAAACCACTTACCCATGGCGAAGCAATTGCTATTGGTATGGTTTGCGAAGCATACTTATCAGTTAAATATTGCAACCTATCGCAAGAAGAGCTAACAGAAATAGCGGGCTACATCTTATCACTTTATCCAAAATACCACATTAAACCAGAAAGTTTTGATGATTTAATGGCATTAATGCAAAGTGATAAAAAGAACGAAGATGGTTTCATTATGTTCTCCTTATTAGACCAAATTGGCAAGTGCGTTTTCAATTGTAAAGTAACTAAAGAGGACATCTTTAGTAGTTTAACTTATTATAATAGTTTGTAA
- a CDS encoding type II toxin-antitoxin system RelE/ParE family toxin, with translation MALIEFVYSSIFIKKAKQLKKKHASLVNDLQNLEKDLSLNPKLGTDLGNGVFKIRLAIKSKGKGKSGGYRVITYHCIENQINMIYIYDKSEETTISKQDIIKIIKES, from the coding sequence ATGGCTTTAATTGAATTTGTTTATTCATCGATTTTCATTAAAAAAGCAAAACAATTAAAGAAAAAGCATGCCTCATTAGTTAACGATCTACAAAACTTGGAGAAAGATTTAAGTTTAAATCCAAAGTTAGGCACAGATTTAGGTAATGGAGTTTTCAAAATTAGATTAGCAATAAAAAGCAAAGGGAAAGGTAAAAGCGGTGGATATAGAGTAATCACTTATCATTGTATTGAAAACCAAATCAATATGATTTATATTTATGATAAATCTGAGGAAACTACTATTTCCAAGCAAGACATCATAAAAATAATTAAAGAAAGCTAA
- a CDS encoding prephenate dehydratase, which yields MKTKTKVAIQGIKASFHEEAAFKFFGRDIETVECNSFKQTCDVLDDDKADYVVMAIENSIAGGLLPNYTLIREFNFAVVGEVYLPIQLHLLALPGVKFEDIKIATSHPIAIRQCVDFFEEFPQIQVIEGNDTAACAKKIKDGQLKDTVAIANALAAETYGLNIIERRIESNKKNFTRFLILQKRKMVTEKGINKASICFQVGHHVGALSQVLQIFAELNVNLTKIQSMPVLGRRNEYYFYVDIEWKNMENYDTAIRRALKYTVNFNIMGEYVKNDKV from the coding sequence ATGAAAACAAAAACAAAGGTAGCGATACAAGGCATCAAAGCATCATTCCACGAAGAAGCGGCATTTAAATTTTTTGGTAGAGATATCGAAACCGTTGAATGCAACTCCTTTAAACAAACCTGCGATGTGTTGGACGATGACAAAGCAGACTATGTAGTAATGGCCATAGAAAACTCTATTGCAGGTGGTCTATTACCTAACTACACACTAATTCGCGAATTTAACTTTGCCGTTGTGGGCGAAGTATACCTGCCAATTCAGTTGCACTTGCTTGCTTTACCAGGAGTGAAGTTTGAAGACATTAAAATTGCTACCTCGCACCCAATTGCTATTAGACAGTGTGTAGATTTTTTCGAAGAGTTTCCTCAAATTCAAGTAATTGAGGGTAATGATACCGCTGCTTGTGCCAAAAAAATCAAAGATGGGCAACTGAAAGATACGGTAGCCATAGCCAATGCTTTAGCTGCCGAAACCTATGGCTTAAACATTATCGAAAGAAGAATAGAATCTAATAAAAAGAACTTTACCCGTTTCTTAATCCTACAAAAAAGAAAAATGGTTACTGAAAAAGGAATAAATAAAGCATCTATCTGTTTCCAAGTGGGGCACCATGTTGGCGCACTAAGTCAAGTATTACAAATTTTTGCAGAGCTAAACGTTAACTTAACAAAAATACAATCTATGCCAGTTTTGGGTCGCCGAAACGAATACTATTTCTATGTAGATATTGAATGGAAAAATATGGAGAACTACGACACCGCTATTAGAAGAGCTCTTAAATACACCGTAAACTTCAATATCATGGGCGAGTATGTGAAGAACGACAAGGTATAG
- a CDS encoding chorismate mutase, whose amino-acid sequence MKLNLNIEPLENWLTANNQPLLISGPCSAETEDQLLTTAHLLAATGKVSVLRAGIWKPRTRPGEFEGIGSIGLEWLKRAKAETGLPTAVEVANAKHVEEALAAGVDILWIGARSTVNPFTVQEIADALQGHDIPVLIKNPVNPDLQLWIGAIERINKAGITKIGAIHRGFSSFEKSSFRNEPMWEMAIQLKTLCPELPIINDPSHICGNRELIPYISQKALDLDMQGLMIESHLDPSVAWTDAKQQLTPAAVSELMDRLTVREPESANEAFVDKLADLRKSIDKIDDLLLQKLGERMAIVEKIGEFKRDNQVTILQVNRWDEILKKGTAFAKALKLDVPFTEKFLELVHGESIRKQTEIMNAGKAVQEGIAAEQHTEVKA is encoded by the coding sequence ATGAAACTAAATTTAAACATTGAGCCTTTAGAAAACTGGCTAACGGCAAACAACCAACCTTTATTAATCTCTGGGCCTTGTAGTGCAGAGACTGAGGATCAGTTATTAACCACAGCACATTTGCTAGCCGCAACAGGTAAAGTGAGTGTTTTAAGAGCTGGTATCTGGAAACCCCGTACTCGTCCAGGAGAATTTGAAGGTATTGGCAGCATTGGTTTAGAGTGGTTAAAACGTGCTAAAGCAGAAACTGGTTTACCTACAGCGGTTGAGGTAGCTAATGCAAAACACGTTGAAGAAGCGCTAGCTGCTGGTGTTGATATTCTTTGGATTGGTGCTCGTTCGACAGTGAACCCTTTTACAGTTCAAGAAATTGCTGATGCATTGCAAGGACACGATATCCCTGTATTGATTAAAAATCCAGTAAACCCAGATTTACAACTATGGATTGGTGCTATCGAGCGTATCAACAAAGCGGGTATCACTAAAATTGGTGCCATACACCGTGGTTTCTCTTCGTTCGAAAAATCATCTTTCCGTAACGAACCGATGTGGGAGATGGCTATTCAGCTGAAAACGCTTTGCCCTGAATTGCCAATCATCAACGATCCAAGTCATATTTGCGGTAACCGTGAATTGATTCCTTACATCTCTCAAAAAGCATTAGACTTAGATATGCAAGGCTTAATGATCGAGTCGCACTTAGACCCATCGGTAGCCTGGACAGATGCTAAACAACAATTAACTCCTGCTGCTGTAAGCGAATTAATGGATCGTTTAACGGTACGCGAACCAGAATCTGCAAACGAGGCATTTGTAGATAAATTAGCTGATTTACGTAAATCAATCGATAAAATTGATGATTTATTGTTACAAAAACTAGGCGAACGTATGGCCATAGTAGAAAAAATTGGCGAGTTCAAACGTGATAATCAAGTAACTATTTTACAAGTGAACCGTTGGGACGAGATCCTTAAAAAAGGAACAGCTTTCGCTAAAGCGCTGAAGTTAGATGTTCCTTTTACCGAGAAATTTTTAGAATTGGTACACGGCGAGTCTATCCGCAAGCAAACAGAAATCATGAATGCTGGCAAAGCAGTACAAGAAGGCATTGCCGCCGAGCAACACACAGAAGTAAAAGCTTAA
- the aroA gene encoding 3-phosphoshikimate 1-carboxyvinyltransferase, producing the protein MHKNAIVSFKGTQNIQAEIQLTGSKSECNRALIIKSLSKNLVKVENLSNAADTVTLNAILSDLDTHDSDRQSAKTVDVGPAGTAMRFLSAYLSAKNGNFLLTGTERMKQRPIGILADALKEIGANISYAEKEGFPPLNINGPLNQASSRIKIKGDISSQYISALLMLAPTLPQGLTLEIVGELTSKPYVEMTLAMLAECGISHEWNGNLITISHQAFQPSTLIVEPDWSAASYWYSIVALAKEAQISLPHLREKSLQGDSQIQQIMEIFGLSTTKTDNGIAFKKDSAIKDTDKVLDLKTCPDLAQTIVVVAAALGLNMAFTGLETLKIKETDRVAALQNELAKIGVKLNEDNLVYTLDCSGLHFPKKVSIATYEDHRMAMAFAPLALLIEELEIEDYNVVEKSYPYFWEDLKKVGFSVEEQG; encoded by the coding sequence ATGCATAAAAATGCGATTGTTTCTTTTAAAGGAACACAAAATATACAAGCGGAAATACAATTGACAGGCTCAAAAAGCGAATGTAACAGAGCACTGATCATTAAATCGTTGAGCAAAAATTTGGTAAAAGTAGAAAACTTATCCAACGCTGCCGACACCGTTACTTTAAATGCTATCTTGTCTGATTTAGATACACACGATAGTGACCGACAAAGTGCTAAAACAGTAGATGTTGGTCCTGCTGGCACTGCAATGCGCTTTTTATCAGCCTATCTTTCTGCCAAAAACGGCAATTTTCTGTTAACAGGAACCGAACGCATGAAGCAACGTCCCATCGGGATTTTAGCGGATGCCTTAAAGGAAATTGGCGCAAATATCAGCTATGCAGAAAAAGAAGGATTTCCGCCTTTAAACATTAATGGCCCGTTAAACCAAGCAAGTTCGCGTATTAAAATCAAAGGCGATATTAGCAGCCAATACATTTCGGCTTTGCTGATGTTAGCCCCAACCCTACCACAAGGTTTAACTTTAGAAATTGTGGGCGAATTAACTTCTAAACCTTATGTAGAAATGACTTTGGCCATGTTGGCCGAATGTGGAATTTCACACGAGTGGAATGGGAATTTAATCACTATCAGCCATCAAGCCTTCCAGCCTTCAACTTTAATTGTAGAGCCAGATTGGAGTGCTGCCTCTTATTGGTACAGCATTGTGGCCTTGGCAAAAGAAGCCCAAATCAGTCTTCCGCATTTGCGTGAGAAAAGTTTACAAGGCGATAGCCAAATCCAACAGATTATGGAGATTTTTGGCTTAAGCACTACTAAAACTGATAACGGAATTGCTTTTAAGAAAGATAGCGCAATAAAAGACACCGACAAAGTTTTAGACTTAAAAACATGCCCAGACTTAGCGCAAACCATTGTGGTTGTGGCAGCCGCTTTAGGCTTAAATATGGCATTTACAGGTTTAGAAACCTTAAAAATAAAAGAAACCGACCGAGTTGCTGCATTACAAAACGAGTTGGCTAAAATTGGTGTAAAGCTAAATGAAGATAACTTGGTTTACACTTTAGATTGTTCTGGACTGCATTTCCCTAAAAAAGTGAGCATTGCTACCTACGAAGACCACCGTATGGCCATGGCTTTTGCTCCTCTAGCTTTACTAATTGAAGAGCTAGAAATTGAAGACTATAACGTAGTTGAAAAATCTTATCCTTATTTTTGGGAAGACTTGAAGAAAGTGGGCTTCTCTGTAGAAGAGCAAGGATAA
- the aroC gene encoding chorismate synthase, translating into MAGNSFGQIFRITTFGESHGTAIGVILDGCPAGLTIDLDFIQSELDKRKPGQSKITTQRKESDTVQILSGTFEGKSTGTPIAMLIPNEDQRSKDYGHNVDVYRPSHADYVYDAKYGIRDHRGGGRSSARETAARVAAGAIAKLLLKHHGIDIFAHVTAVGKINAPNLESDHIAKLLELREANIVRCADPATANEMIAFIDSIRKDGDTIGGKVSCVIKGCPAGLGEPVFDKLHADLGKAMLSINAVHGFEYGSGFEGTELRGSEHNDVPLPKTQDQNRFKTITNHAGGILGGISNGMDITFKVGFKPVATIMHNQQTINAAGEASEIKGKGRHDPCVVPRAVVIVEAMAALVLADHFLRNKSSQL; encoded by the coding sequence ATGGCAGGCAACTCATTCGGACAAATCTTTCGCATTACAACTTTTGGCGAATCTCACGGTACAGCAATTGGTGTTATTTTAGACGGATGTCCGGCAGGCTTAACAATAGATTTAGATTTTATCCAATCGGAACTAGATAAAAGGAAACCTGGTCAATCTAAAATTACTACCCAACGCAAAGAAAGCGATACTGTACAAATCTTATCAGGAACTTTTGAAGGAAAAAGCACGGGCACCCCCATTGCCATGCTAATCCCTAACGAAGATCAACGCAGTAAAGATTATGGCCACAATGTGGATGTTTACCGTCCGAGCCACGCAGATTACGTTTACGACGCTAAGTATGGCATTCGCGACCATCGTGGCGGAGGCCGTTCTTCGGCTAGAGAAACTGCTGCCAGAGTAGCTGCAGGTGCAATCGCAAAATTATTATTGAAACATCATGGCATCGATATTTTTGCTCATGTTACGGCCGTAGGTAAAATTAACGCACCTAATTTAGAAAGTGATCACATTGCTAAACTTTTAGAACTAAGAGAAGCCAACATTGTGCGCTGTGCAGACCCAGCTACGGCAAATGAAATGATAGCGTTTATTGATAGCATTCGTAAAGATGGCGATACCATTGGTGGTAAAGTTTCTTGTGTTATAAAAGGCTGCCCTGCTGGCTTGGGAGAACCCGTTTTCGATAAGCTACATGCTGATTTAGGTAAAGCAATGCTGAGCATCAATGCTGTACACGGTTTTGAATATGGTTCTGGCTTTGAGGGTACAGAATTGAGAGGCTCGGAACATAATGATGTGCCATTGCCAAAAACTCAGGATCAAAACCGTTTTAAAACCATCACCAATCATGCTGGTGGCATTTTAGGTGGCATTTCTAACGGCATGGACATTACTTTTAAAGTTGGCTTTAAACCGGTAGCTACCATTATGCACAACCAACAAACCATTAATGCAGCTGGCGAAGCATCAGAAATTAAAGGCAAAGGCAGGCATGACCCATGCGTAGTGCCAAGGGCTGTAGTAATTGTAGAAGCAATGGCAGCTTTGGTTTTGGCAGATCACTTTTTAAGAAATAAATCTTCTCAACTTTAA